The Rhodocytophaga rosea genome has a segment encoding these proteins:
- a CDS encoding DUF4844 domain-containing protein — protein MGHYHIRKNIAEQLYLFKTKDKFPIEDWNKRGLIPSSDDVRHKMNQEVNRFIDFVVSKLNEPAKSMTDEIQTYLDEWDKVEFDTEETYYITDILCEVMAIANVKVDDIEI, from the coding sequence ATGGGGCATTATCACATCAGAAAAAACATAGCTGAACAACTTTATTTATTCAAAACCAAAGATAAGTTTCCAATAGAAGATTGGAACAAGAGGGGACTGATTCCTTCCTCCGATGATGTACGCCACAAGATGAATCAGGAAGTAAATAGGTTTATTGATTTTGTTGTCAGTAAGTTGAATGAACCTGCAAAATCTATGACAGATGAAATCCAGACATACCTGGATGAGTGGGATAAGGTTGAGTTTGACACGGAGGAAACATATTATATAACCGATATTCTCTGCGAAGTAATGGCAATAGCAAATGTTAAAGTGGACGATATAGAAATTTAA